A window of the Streptomyces finlayi genome harbors these coding sequences:
- the nsdA gene encoding transcriptional repressor NsdA translates to MSGSGAGETNAGKRPNGQLGSWFVRSGWSKGELARQVNRRARQVGAHHISTDTSRVRRWLDGEQPREPIPRILSELFSERFGAVVAVEDLGLRTAHQSPSVSGVDLPWAGPQTVALLSEFSRSDLMLARRGFLGSSLALAAGPALIEPMQRWLVPVPAAGPAEPESPAAARRPSRLSGPELDLLESTTAMFRQWDAQCGGGLRRKAVVGQLHEVTDLLQEPQPGATATRLFRCAAELAELAGWMSYDVGLQPTAQKYFVLALHASKEAGDKPLGSYVLSSMSRQMIHLGRPDDALELIHLAQYGSRDCATPRTQAMLYAMEARAYANMGQPSKCKRAVRMAEDTFLDAGLDGEPEPDWIRFFSEAELNGENAHSYRDLAYVAGRSPTYASLAEPVMERAVELFGEDDEHQRSYALNLIGMATVHLLKREPERSTVLATHALKVARKVRSERVNTRLRKTVDTAARDFGDVADVARLTELLHEQLPETAEAV, encoded by the coding sequence GTGAGTGGCAGCGGCGCAGGCGAGACGAATGCCGGAAAGCGCCCCAACGGGCAATTGGGATCTTGGTTCGTGCGCAGCGGCTGGTCGAAGGGCGAACTCGCACGACAGGTGAACCGGAGAGCGCGTCAGGTCGGCGCCCACCACATCAGCACCGACACCTCCCGGGTGCGCCGCTGGCTCGACGGCGAACAGCCCCGCGAGCCGATCCCGCGCATCCTGTCCGAGCTGTTCTCGGAGCGTTTCGGCGCCGTGGTCGCCGTCGAGGACCTCGGACTGCGTACGGCACACCAGTCGCCCTCCGTGTCCGGCGTCGACCTGCCGTGGGCGGGCCCCCAGACCGTCGCCCTGCTCTCCGAGTTCTCCCGCAGCGACCTGATGCTCGCCCGGCGCGGCTTCCTCGGCTCCTCGCTCGCGCTCGCCGCCGGTCCCGCCCTGATCGAGCCCATGCAGCGCTGGCTGGTGCCCGTCCCCGCAGCGGGGCCCGCCGAACCCGAATCACCCGCCGCTGCCCGCCGTCCCTCCCGGCTCTCGGGCCCCGAGCTGGACCTTCTGGAGTCCACCACCGCCATGTTCCGCCAGTGGGACGCCCAGTGCGGCGGCGGACTGCGGCGCAAGGCCGTCGTCGGGCAGCTCCACGAGGTCACCGACCTGCTGCAGGAGCCGCAGCCCGGGGCCACCGCCACCCGGCTCTTCCGCTGCGCGGCCGAACTGGCCGAGCTGGCGGGCTGGATGAGTTACGACGTCGGTCTCCAGCCCACGGCCCAGAAGTACTTCGTCCTCGCCCTGCACGCCTCCAAGGAGGCCGGCGACAAGCCCCTCGGTTCGTACGTGCTCTCCAGCATGAGCCGGCAGATGATCCACCTCGGACGCCCGGACGACGCCCTTGAGCTCATCCATCTCGCGCAGTACGGCAGCCGGGACTGCGCCACCCCGCGCACCCAGGCCATGCTGTATGCGATGGAGGCCCGTGCCTACGCGAACATGGGCCAGCCCAGCAAGTGCAAGCGAGCGGTCCGGATGGCCGAGGACACCTTCCTCGACGCGGGACTCGACGGCGAGCCCGAGCCCGACTGGATCCGGTTCTTCTCCGAGGCCGAGCTCAACGGGGAAAACGCCCACTCCTACCGTGACCTGGCCTATGTGGCGGGCCGCAGCCCCACGTACGCCTCGCTGGCCGAGCCCGTCATGGAGCGGGCGGTCGAGCTCTTCGGCGAGGACGACGAGCACCAGCGGTCGTACGCACTGAACCTGATCGGCATGGCCACCGTCCATCTGCTCAAGCGTGAGCCCGAGCGGTCCACCGTGCTCGCCACCCATGCCCTGAAGGTCGCCAGGAAGGTCCGCTCCGAGCGGGTCAACACCCGGCTCCGCAAGACCGTCGACACCGCTGCCAGGGACTTCGGCGATGTCGCCGATGTCGCCAGGCTCACCGAGCTGCTCCACGAGCAACTGCCGGAGACCGCCGAAGCCGTCTGA
- the ftsY gene encoding signal recognition particle-docking protein FtsY, with translation MELAEIVILAVVIAVVAVGLIAGLVVGSRKKKLPPPPPSAPTITPPAEPQVGEEAEAPRDEARRTIEEAGLPDTAEAPATAEPEAPAAPAIEVPEPTAGRLVRLRARLARSQNSLGKGLLTLLSRDNLDEDTWEEIEETLLTADVGVAPTQELVERLRERVRVLGTRTPDQLRTLLREELIALLGTDFDREVKTEGGAETPGVVMVVGVNGTGKTTTTGKLARVLVADGRSVVLGAADTFRAAAADQLQTWGERVGARTVRGPEGGDPASVAYDAVKEGIAEGADVVLIDTAGRLHTKTGLMDELGKVKRVVEKHGPLDEILLVLDATTGQNGLVQARVFAEVVDITGIVLTKLDGTAKGGIVIAVQRELGVPVKLIGLGEGPDDLAPFEPEAFVDALIGD, from the coding sequence ATGGAACTCGCCGAAATCGTCATCCTTGCCGTAGTCATCGCCGTGGTCGCGGTCGGCCTGATCGCCGGGCTCGTGGTCGGCAGCCGCAAGAAGAAGCTGCCCCCTCCGCCGCCGAGCGCGCCGACCATCACTCCTCCCGCCGAACCCCAGGTCGGCGAGGAGGCCGAGGCGCCGCGCGACGAAGCGCGGCGCACCATCGAGGAGGCCGGACTTCCCGATACCGCGGAAGCCCCGGCCACCGCCGAACCGGAGGCGCCCGCCGCCCCCGCGATCGAAGTCCCCGAGCCCACCGCCGGCCGTCTCGTACGGCTGCGCGCCCGGCTCGCCCGCTCCCAGAACTCGCTGGGCAAGGGCCTGCTCACGCTCCTGTCCCGCGACAACCTCGACGAGGACACCTGGGAGGAGATCGAGGAGACGCTCCTCACCGCCGACGTCGGCGTCGCACCCACCCAGGAACTCGTGGAGCGGCTCCGTGAACGGGTCCGCGTCCTCGGTACGCGTACCCCCGACCAGCTCCGCACGCTGCTGCGCGAGGAGCTCATCGCCCTCCTCGGCACCGATTTCGACCGCGAGGTCAAGACGGAGGGTGGGGCCGAGACCCCCGGTGTCGTGATGGTCGTCGGGGTCAACGGCACCGGCAAGACCACGACCACCGGCAAGCTGGCCCGGGTGCTCGTCGCCGACGGCCGCAGCGTCGTGCTCGGCGCGGCCGACACCTTCCGGGCCGCCGCCGCGGACCAGCTCCAGACCTGGGGCGAGCGTGTCGGTGCCCGCACCGTCCGCGGACCGGAGGGCGGCGACCCCGCGTCGGTCGCGTACGACGCGGTGAAGGAAGGTATCGCCGAGGGCGCCGATGTCGTACTCATCGACACCGCGGGCCGTCTGCACACCAAGACCGGTCTGATGGACGAGCTCGGCAAGGTCAAGCGGGTCGTCGAGAAGCACGGTCCGCTCGACGAGATCCTGCTCGTGCTGGACGCGACCACCGGACAGAACGGCCTCGTGCAGGCCCGTGTCTTCGCCGAGGTCGTCGACATCACCGGCATCGTCCTGACCAAGCTGGACGGCACCGCCAAGGGCGGCATCGTCATCGCAGTCCAGCGAGAGCTGGGCGTGCCGGTGAAGCTGATCGGTCTCGGTGAGGGTCCCGATGATCTCGCCCCGTTCGAACCCGAGGCGTTCGTGGACGCGCTGATCGGCGACTGA
- a CDS encoding sugar porter family MFS transporter — MTSTANGPASGARKAHPDHLGHVIFITAAAAMGGFLFGYDSSVINGAVEAIRDRYDIGSGTLAQVIAIALIGCAIGAATAGRIADRIGRIRCMQISSVLFTASAIGSALPFSLLDLALWRVVGGFAIGMASVIGPAYIAEVSPPAYRGRLGSFQQAAIVVGIAVSQLVNYGILQIADGDQRGEIAGLEAWQWMLGVMVVPAVLYGLLSFAIPESPRFLISVGKKGRAREILAEVEGKNVDLDARVTEIETAMHREHKSSFSDLLGSRFRFLPIVWVGIGLSVFQQLVGINVAFYYSATLWQSVGIDPTESFFYSFTTSIINIIGTVIAMILVDRVGRRPLALVGSCGMAIALAVEAWAFSADLVDGKLPNTQGVVALIAAHVFVLFFALSWGVVVWVFLGEMFPNRIRAAALGVAASAQWIANWAITASFPSLADWNLSGTYVIYTFFAVLSIPFVLKFVKETKGKALEEMG; from the coding sequence GTGACCAGCACAGCGAACGGACCGGCGTCCGGGGCCCGAAAGGCTCATCCGGACCACCTCGGCCATGTCATCTTCATTACGGCAGCCGCAGCGATGGGCGGCTTCCTCTTCGGATACGACAGCTCAGTGATCAACGGCGCGGTCGAAGCGATCCGCGATCGGTACGACATCGGTTCCGGGACGCTCGCCCAGGTCATCGCCATCGCCCTGATCGGCTGTGCGATCGGCGCCGCGACGGCGGGACGCATCGCCGACCGGATCGGGCGCATCCGGTGCATGCAGATCTCCTCGGTGCTCTTCACCGCGAGCGCCATCGGCTCGGCCCTGCCGTTCTCGCTCCTCGACCTGGCGCTGTGGCGGGTCGTGGGCGGTTTCGCCATCGGTATGGCCTCGGTGATCGGACCCGCGTACATCGCCGAGGTCTCGCCCCCCGCCTACCGCGGCCGGCTCGGGTCCTTCCAGCAGGCGGCCATCGTCGTCGGCATCGCCGTCTCGCAGCTGGTCAACTACGGCATCCTCCAGATCGCCGACGGCGACCAGCGCGGAGAGATCGCCGGCCTCGAAGCCTGGCAGTGGATGCTCGGCGTGATGGTCGTCCCCGCCGTCCTGTACGGATTGCTCTCGTTCGCGATCCCCGAGTCGCCGCGGTTCCTGATCTCGGTCGGCAAGAAGGGCCGGGCCAGGGAGATCCTGGCCGAGGTCGAGGGCAAGAACGTGGACCTCGACGCACGGGTGACCGAGATCGAGACGGCCATGCACCGTGAGCACAAGTCCAGCTTCAGTGACCTGCTCGGCAGCCGCTTCCGCTTCCTGCCGATCGTCTGGGTCGGTATCGGACTGTCGGTCTTCCAGCAGCTCGTCGGCATCAACGTGGCCTTCTACTACTCGGCGACGCTGTGGCAGTCCGTCGGCATCGACCCGACCGAATCGTTCTTCTACTCGTTCACCACGTCGATCATCAACATCATCGGCACGGTGATCGCGATGATCCTGGTCGACCGGGTGGGCCGCCGACCGCTCGCCCTGGTCGGATCCTGCGGTATGGCGATCGCGCTGGCCGTCGAGGCGTGGGCGTTCTCCGCGGACCTGGTCGACGGCAAACTGCCCAACACCCAGGGCGTCGTCGCCCTGATCGCGGCCCACGTCTTCGTGCTCTTCTTCGCCCTGTCGTGGGGTGTCGTCGTCTGGGTCTTCCTCGGCGAGATGTTCCCGAACCGGATCAGGGCCGCCGCACTCGGCGTCGCCGCCTCCGCGCAGTGGATCGCCAACTGGGCGATCACCGCGAGCTTCCCGAGCCTCGCGGACTGGAACCTCTCCGGCACCTACGTCATCTACACCTTCTTTGCCGTGCTCTCGATCCCCTTCGTGCTCAAGTTCGTGAAGGAGACCAAGGGCAAGGCGTTGGAGGAGATGGGCTAA
- the smc gene encoding chromosome segregation protein SMC, producing MHLKALTLRGFKSFASATTLRFEPGITCVVGPNGSGKSNVVDALSWVMGEQGAKSLRGGKMEDVIFAGTTGRPPLGRAEVSLTIDNSDGALPIEYAEVTITRIMFRNGGSEYQINGDTCRLLDIQELLSDSGIGREMHVIVGQGRLDSVLHADPMGRRAFIEEAAGVLKHRKRKEKALRKLEAMGANLARVQDLTGELRRQLKPLGRQAAVARRAAVIQADLRDSRLRLLADDLVRLNDALRTEIADEAALRQRREAAEADLKAALGREAELEDEVRRLAPRLQRAQQTWYELSQLAERVRGTVSLADARVKSATEAPEDERRGQGFRDPESMEREAARIREQEAELTAALEAAEHALEDTTAHRAELERELAAEERRLKDAARAIADRREGLARLRGQVNAARGRAGSAQAEIDRLAASRDEARGRAVAAQEEYEQLKAEVDGLDADDADLGERHDAARRDLAGAEAAHGAAREAVTAAERKRAAVAARHEALSLGLRRKDGTGALLDPQNRPAGLIGPAAELLTVVPGYEMAVAAALGAAADAVAATDPAAAADAIRLLRKQDAGRAALLLGAEPRSRDTAAEEGPGPFAGRLPAVVDLVSGPAGLMGAVRTLVRDMVVVGTLEDAEDLVAAHPGLTAVTLEGDVLGASFAQGGSAGAPSLLEVQASVDEAAAELSELAVRCEELAAAQQLAEERRRDRAHLVEELGEHRRAAEREKSGVAQRLGRLAGQARGAAGEAERTAAAAARAQEASERAAGEAEELAERLLVAEETPVEEEPDTSVRDRLAADGANARQTEMEARLQARTHEERVKALAGRADSLDRGARAEREARARAEQRRARLRHEAEVASAVASGARQLLAHVEVSVVRAEEERTSAEAAKAERERGLAAERGRGRALKDELDKLTDSVHRGEVLGAEKRLRIEQLEAKVLEELGVEPAGLTAEYGPDQLVPPSPAAEGEELPDDPEHPRNRPQPFVRAEQEKRLRAAERAYQQLGKVNPLALEEFSALEERHNFLSEQLEDLKKTRADLMQVIKEVDERVEQVFTEAFRDTAREFEGVFSRLFPGGEGRLILTDPDNMLTTGLDVEARPPGKKVKRLSLLSGGERSLTAVALLVAIFKARPSPFYVMDEVEAALDDTNLQRLIRIMEELQESSQLIVITHQKRTMEVADALYGVSMQGDGVSKVISQRLR from the coding sequence GTGCACCTCAAGGCCCTGACCCTGCGTGGTTTCAAATCATTCGCCTCCGCCACGACCCTGCGGTTCGAGCCCGGGATCACCTGCGTCGTCGGCCCCAATGGATCAGGCAAATCCAATGTGGTGGATGCGCTCTCGTGGGTGATGGGTGAGCAGGGAGCCAAATCCCTGCGCGGCGGCAAGATGGAAGACGTGATCTTCGCCGGAACCACGGGCCGGCCGCCGCTCGGGAGGGCCGAGGTCTCGCTGACCATCGACAATTCCGATGGTGCGCTGCCGATCGAGTACGCGGAAGTCACCATCACGCGGATCATGTTCCGCAACGGCGGCAGCGAATACCAGATCAACGGCGACACCTGCCGGCTCCTCGACATTCAGGAACTCCTCTCGGATTCCGGTATCGGCCGCGAGATGCACGTCATCGTCGGCCAGGGCCGGCTGGACTCCGTACTGCACGCCGATCCCATGGGGCGGCGCGCATTCATCGAAGAGGCCGCCGGAGTCCTCAAACACCGCAAGCGCAAAGAGAAGGCGCTGCGGAAGCTGGAGGCGATGGGAGCCAATCTGGCCCGCGTCCAGGACCTCACGGGAGAACTGCGGAGGCAGCTGAAGCCATTGGGCCGGCAGGCCGCCGTGGCCCGCCGCGCCGCGGTCATCCAGGCCGACCTCCGCGACTCCCGGCTGCGGCTTCTCGCCGACGACCTGGTGCGCCTCAACGACGCACTGCGCACCGAGATCGCCGACGAGGCCGCGCTCAGGCAGCGCAGGGAGGCGGCCGAGGCGGATCTGAAGGCCGCCCTGGGACGCGAGGCGGAGCTGGAGGACGAGGTACGGCGGCTGGCGCCGCGGCTCCAGCGGGCCCAGCAGACCTGGTACGAGCTCTCGCAGCTCGCCGAGCGGGTCCGCGGCACGGTCTCCCTCGCCGACGCCCGGGTCAAGAGCGCCACCGAAGCCCCCGAGGACGAGCGGCGCGGGCAGGGTTTCAGGGACCCGGAGAGCATGGAGCGCGAGGCCGCCCGGATTCGCGAGCAGGAGGCCGAGCTGACCGCCGCGCTGGAGGCGGCGGAGCACGCGCTGGAGGACACCACCGCACACCGCGCCGAGCTGGAGCGGGAGCTGGCCGCCGAGGAACGCAGGCTCAAGGACGCGGCCCGTGCCATCGCCGACCGGCGCGAGGGCCTGGCCCGGCTGCGCGGCCAGGTCAACGCCGCCCGCGGCCGGGCCGGTTCGGCGCAGGCGGAGATCGACCGGCTGGCCGCCTCCCGCGACGAGGCCAGGGGGCGTGCCGTCGCCGCGCAGGAGGAGTACGAGCAGCTCAAGGCCGAGGTGGACGGGCTGGACGCGGACGACGCGGACCTGGGTGAGCGGCACGACGCGGCCAGGCGGGATCTCGCCGGGGCGGAGGCCGCGCACGGCGCCGCCCGCGAGGCGGTGACGGCGGCGGAACGGAAGCGGGCCGCGGTGGCCGCCCGCCACGAGGCGCTGTCACTGGGTCTGCGACGCAAGGACGGGACGGGCGCGCTCCTCGACCCGCAGAACCGGCCGGCCGGGCTGATCGGCCCGGCCGCGGAGCTGCTCACGGTGGTGCCGGGGTACGAGATGGCGGTGGCGGCCGCCCTGGGCGCGGCGGCCGACGCGGTCGCGGCCACGGACCCGGCGGCCGCCGCGGACGCGATCAGGCTGCTGCGCAAACAGGACGCGGGGCGCGCGGCGCTGCTCCTCGGTGCGGAGCCCCGGTCGCGGGACACCGCCGCGGAGGAGGGCCCCGGGCCGTTCGCCGGCCGGTTGCCCGCTGTCGTGGACCTGGTGAGCGGACCGGCCGGGCTGATGGGCGCCGTCCGCACGCTGGTGCGCGACATGGTGGTCGTCGGCACGCTGGAGGACGCCGAGGATCTCGTCGCCGCCCACCCCGGACTGACTGCCGTGACGCTGGAGGGCGACGTTCTGGGCGCCTCCTTCGCGCAGGGCGGTTCGGCCGGGGCGCCCAGCCTCCTCGAAGTGCAGGCATCGGTCGACGAGGCCGCGGCCGAACTGTCGGAACTGGCCGTACGGTGCGAGGAACTCGCCGCCGCCCAGCAGCTCGCGGAGGAGCGGCGCCGCGACCGCGCCCATCTTGTCGAGGAGCTGGGGGAGCACCGAAGGGCTGCCGAGCGCGAGAAGTCCGGGGTGGCCCAGCGGCTCGGCCGGCTCGCCGGGCAGGCCCGGGGGGCGGCGGGGGAGGCGGAGCGTACGGCCGCTGCGGCGGCACGCGCCCAGGAGGCGTCGGAGCGCGCGGCCGGGGAGGCCGAGGAGCTGGCCGAACGGCTGCTGGTCGCCGAGGAGACGCCGGTCGAGGAGGAGCCCGACACCTCCGTGCGTGACCGGCTCGCCGCCGACGGGGCCAACGCCCGCCAGACCGAGATGGAGGCCCGCCTCCAGGCGCGTACACACGAGGAACGGGTCAAGGCGCTCGCCGGACGTGCTGACTCCCTGGACCGCGGCGCCCGCGCCGAACGGGAGGCCCGTGCTCGCGCCGAACAGCGCCGCGCGCGGCTGCGCCACGAGGCCGAGGTCGCCTCGGCTGTGGCCTCCGGCGCCCGTCAATTGCTCGCGCACGTGGAGGTGTCCGTCGTACGGGCCGAGGAGGAGCGGACCTCGGCCGAGGCGGCGAAGGCGGAGCGCGAACGGGGTCTGGCGGCCGAGCGGGGCAGGGGCCGCGCGCTCAAGGACGAGCTGGACAAGCTGACCGACTCCGTTCACCGCGGGGAGGTGCTGGGTGCCGAGAAGCGGCTGCGGATCGAGCAGTTGGAGGCGAAGGTCCTGGAGGAGCTGGGGGTGGAGCCGGCCGGGCTGACCGCCGAGTACGGCCCCGATCAGCTGGTGCCGCCGTCCCCGGCGGCCGAGGGCGAGGAACTGCCGGACGATCCGGAGCATCCGCGCAACCGGCCGCAGCCCTTCGTGAGGGCCGAGCAGGAGAAGCGGCTCAGGGCGGCCGAACGGGCGTATCAGCAACTCGGGAAGGTGAATCCGCTCGCCCTCGAGGAGTTCTCGGCCCTGGAGGAGCGGCACAACTTCCTCTCCGAGCAGCTTGAAGACCTGAAGAAGACCCGGGCCGATCTGATGCAGGTGATCAAGGAGGTCGACGAGCGGGTCGAGCAGGTGTTCACCGAGGCGTTCCGGGACACCGCCCGCGAGTTCGAGGGCGTCTTCTCGCGGCTCTTCCCGGGCGGCGAGGGACGGCTGATCCTCACCGATCCGGACAACATGCTGACGACCGGCCTGGACGTCGAGGCGCGTCCGCCGGGCAAGAAGGTCAAGCGGCTTTCCCTGCTGTCGGGCGGCGAGCGGTCCCTGACGGCCGTGGCGTTGCTGGTCGCGATCTTCAAGGCCAGGCCCAGCCCGTTCTATGTGATGGACGAGGTCGAGGCGGCCCTGGACGACACCAATCTGCAGCGGCTGATCCGGATCATGGAGGAGCTTCAGGAGAGCTCGCAGCTCATCGTGATCACGCACCAGAAGCGGACGATGGAGGTCGCCGACGCGCTGTACGGAGTCTCCATGCAGGGCGACGGTGTCTCCAAGGTGATCAGCCAGCGCCTCCGCTGA
- a CDS encoding LLM class flavin-dependent oxidoreductase, giving the protein MPFTVLRFNLVDPAATPDTLSARYRAALEMARYADEHGIDTVQTEEHHGADNSWLPSPFVFAGAAFGATRRIAVTVSAVIGPLHDPLRLAEDIAVLDLLSAGRLVTVAGIGYRPEEYERAGVEWGRRGRLQDELLETLLLAWTGDPFAYRGRTVRVTPRPYTRPRPMLLVGGSSQAAARRAARLGLPFFPSAHLPELEAYYLERCAEYGTEGLCMMPGAKTALLHLSEDPDRTWAHYGEHFLHEARTYASWQSKEIRSAVRSVATTVEELRTEGVYQVLTPQQCAELDADSLVLHPLCGGMPVEEGWRSLRLFCEVTGRGTAPAQQG; this is encoded by the coding sequence ATGCCGTTCACCGTGCTCCGATTCAATCTCGTCGATCCAGCGGCCACCCCGGACACGCTCTCGGCCCGCTACCGGGCGGCGCTGGAGATGGCCCGGTACGCAGATGAACACGGCATCGACACGGTACAGACCGAGGAGCACCACGGGGCTGACAACTCCTGGCTGCCGTCCCCCTTCGTCTTCGCCGGTGCGGCGTTCGGAGCGACCCGGCGCATAGCGGTCACGGTCTCGGCGGTCATCGGGCCGCTGCACGACCCGCTGAGGCTGGCCGAGGACATCGCGGTGCTCGACCTGCTGAGCGCCGGCCGGCTCGTGACGGTGGCGGGCATCGGCTACCGGCCCGAGGAGTACGAGCGGGCGGGCGTCGAGTGGGGGCGGCGCGGCAGGCTCCAGGACGAGCTGCTGGAGACGCTGCTGCTGGCGTGGACCGGAGATCCGTTCGCCTACCGGGGACGTACGGTGCGGGTCACCCCACGCCCGTACACCCGGCCCCGTCCGATGCTCCTGGTGGGCGGCAGTTCACAGGCCGCGGCGCGGCGGGCGGCTCGGCTGGGGCTGCCGTTCTTCCCCAGCGCGCATCTGCCTGAGCTGGAGGCGTACTACCTGGAGCGGTGCGCGGAGTACGGGACCGAGGGCTTGTGCATGATGCCGGGCGCGAAGACCGCGCTGCTGCATCTCTCCGAGGACCCGGACCGGACCTGGGCGCATTACGGCGAGCACTTCCTGCACGAGGCGCGTACGTACGCCTCCTGGCAGTCCAAGGAGATCCGCTCGGCCGTGCGGTCGGTGGCGACGACGGTGGAGGAACTGCGAACCGAGGGCGTGTACCAGGTCCTCACTCCGCAGCAGTGCGCGGAGCTGGACGCGGACAGTCTGGTACTGCATCCGCTCTGCGGCGGGATGCCCGTCGAGGAGGGGTGGCGCAGCCTGCGGCTGTTCTGCGAGGTGACGGGACGCGGGACCGCCCCGGCGCAGCAGGGCTGA
- a CDS encoding bifunctional DNA primase/polymerase — protein sequence MGFTIGDIREMRSGSRRRGRSAEGTAVAEYTGLWGWAVAPGARASAGSCSCGDTACAAPGAHPLAFAGEIPAGAPLDIATGAWAEVPGAAMLLPVGRTFDILDVAEAAGRRALVRLERMGLPLGPVAATPTGRAQFFVAPGAAAELPELLYRLGWDDADLDLRALGRGCHITAPPSDLGGLGPVRWLRPPSPDTAGAPPQARLLLGTLAYICHRL from the coding sequence ATGGGCTTCACGATCGGCGACATCCGTGAGATGCGATCCGGCTCGCGGCGCCGCGGCCGTTCGGCCGAGGGCACAGCGGTGGCCGAGTACACAGGACTCTGGGGCTGGGCGGTGGCCCCCGGAGCGCGGGCCTCCGCGGGCAGCTGCTCATGCGGAGACACGGCCTGCGCCGCCCCCGGCGCACATCCGCTGGCCTTCGCCGGAGAGATCCCCGCGGGCGCCCCGCTCGACATCGCCACGGGCGCCTGGGCGGAGGTGCCCGGCGCCGCGATGCTGCTCCCCGTCGGGCGCACCTTCGACATCCTCGACGTCGCGGAGGCCGCCGGGCGCCGCGCTCTCGTGCGACTGGAGCGGATGGGACTGCCCCTCGGCCCGGTGGCCGCCACCCCGACCGGACGCGCACAGTTCTTCGTGGCCCCCGGGGCCGCGGCCGAACTGCCCGAGCTGCTCTACCGGCTGGGCTGGGACGACGCGGATCTCGATCTGCGGGCGCTGGGCCGCGGCTGCCACATCACGGCCCCGCCCTCCGACCTCGGCGGCCTGGGCCCGGTCCGCTGGCTGCGCCCGCCCTCGCCGGACACCGCGGGCGCTCCCCCGCAGGCGCGGCTGCTGCTGGGCACGCTGGCGTACATCTGCCACCGTCTGTAG
- a CDS encoding acylphosphatase, with protein MNEDARLVVWVRGRVQQVGFRWFTRANALEIGGLRGFALNLDDGRVQVVAEGPRENCHRLLDWLRSDDTPGHVDGVTEIWDTPRGGYEGFAIR; from the coding sequence ATGAACGAAGATGCAAGACTCGTTGTTTGGGTACGCGGCCGAGTACAGCAAGTAGGGTTCCGCTGGTTCACCAGGGCAAACGCTTTGGAGATCGGCGGCCTCCGCGGCTTCGCGCTCAATCTCGACGACGGCAGGGTGCAGGTGGTGGCCGAGGGCCCACGTGAGAATTGCCACCGACTGCTGGACTGGCTGCGCTCCGACGACACACCCGGCCACGTGGACGGAGTGACTGAGATCTGGGACACCCCGCGCGGCGGTTATGAGGGATTCGCGATCCGTTGA